The following proteins are encoded in a genomic region of Flammeovirga pectinis:
- a CDS encoding GNAT family N-acetyltransferase yields MGKEFIIKRYSEDDKDRWNNFNERCVQQHFFFNRNYMDYHKERFSDFSLIIEDKNKNILALFPANLSDNKIYSHQGLTFGGLLYLPRTFVQKVIDILSSIEAFYTTFYIEKIIYKAIPHIYKVEQAEEDLYALFKNGWKLVRRDFSSLIVSTKEWIPDRSRLKNNKIAIKNNIELKESTDLLSFWNLLSNNLQARHGVNPTHTFEEMQLLSEYFSNNIKLIGAFSNNKMLAGAVIFLTDHVMKIQYSVNSDKGRKIKALDALFTELIKMNQTDFLDFGHSCESNGSYLNEGLARFKYNFNAEGLVFDTYEKSL; encoded by the coding sequence TTGGGGAAAGAATTTATTATAAAACGATACTCTGAAGACGACAAAGACCGTTGGAATAATTTTAATGAAAGGTGTGTTCAACAACATTTTTTCTTTAATCGGAATTACATGGATTATCATAAAGAAAGGTTCTCTGATTTCAGTTTAATTATTGAAGATAAAAATAAGAATATATTAGCCCTCTTCCCTGCTAATTTATCTGATAATAAAATCTATTCACATCAAGGTTTAACTTTTGGAGGCTTACTTTATTTACCTCGAACTTTTGTACAAAAGGTAATAGATATTCTTTCATCAATAGAAGCATTTTATACTACTTTTTACATCGAAAAGATCATTTATAAAGCTATTCCACATATTTATAAAGTAGAACAAGCTGAAGAAGATTTATATGCTTTATTTAAAAATGGATGGAAATTAGTGAGGAGGGATTTTAGTTCATTAATTGTGTCTACTAAAGAATGGATACCAGACCGTTCACGACTTAAGAATAATAAGATCGCTATAAAAAATAATATTGAACTTAAAGAGTCAACTGATTTATTAAGCTTTTGGAACTTACTCTCTAATAATTTACAAGCAAGGCATGGAGTAAATCCTACTCATACTTTTGAAGAAATGCAGTTACTATCCGAATATTTTTCTAATAATATCAAATTAATAGGGGCTTTTTCTAATAATAAAATGTTAGCTGGAGCTGTTATTTTTCTAACGGATCATGTAATGAAAATTCAGTATTCGGTTAATTCAGATAAAGGCCGAAAGATAAAAGCATTAGATGCTCTTTTTACTGAACTTATTAAAATGAATCAAACCGATTTTCTAGATTTTGGTCATTCTTGTGAATCAAACGGAAGTTACCTTAATGAAGGTTTAGCGAGGTTTAAATATAATTTTAATGCAGAAGGGCTTGTATTTGATACCTACGAAAAATCTCTGTAG
- a CDS encoding DUF2480 family protein: MDEIVNKVAQSALISFDLEDLKRTEERVLLDIKDQLFQGLVLREKDFRGFIKEHDWKQYQDSHVAITCSVDAIVPTWAYMLITTRLEKYAATIVFGTLERLEQKLFENSIRELDVDQFKDKPLVIKGCSEDVPVSAYVDITERLRPIVKSIMYGEPCSTVPIYKQPRKK, translated from the coding sequence ATGGACGAAATAGTAAATAAAGTAGCACAGAGTGCTTTAATTTCTTTTGATCTTGAAGATTTAAAAAGAACTGAAGAGCGAGTGCTTTTAGATATAAAAGATCAACTCTTTCAGGGGTTAGTACTTAGAGAAAAAGATTTTAGAGGTTTTATCAAAGAACATGATTGGAAACAATATCAGGATAGTCATGTAGCTATAACTTGTTCTGTTGATGCTATTGTACCAACATGGGCATATATGCTTATAACAACTCGTTTAGAAAAATATGCCGCAACAATAGTTTTTGGTACTCTTGAAAGATTAGAACAAAAGTTATTCGAAAATTCTATTCGAGAATTAGATGTTGATCAGTTTAAAGATAAACCATTAGTTATTAAGGGCTGTAGCGAAGATGTTCCTGTATCTGCTTATGTTGATATTACTGAGCGCTTAAGACCTATTGTAAAATCGATTATGTATGGAGAACCTTGTAGTACGGTGCCCATCTATAAGCAACCACGTAAAAAATAA